A single window of Rhodococcus jostii RHA1 DNA harbors:
- a CDS encoding polysaccharide biosynthesis tyrosine autokinase: MEIQDYLRILQARWKIIAVTTVVAILGALGASLLTTPMYEASTRMFVSTSSGASVNEIYQGNLFSQQRVTSYTKLLTGENLAQRTIDKLGLDMTAPALASQVKASSAPDTVLIDVKVQDPSPERARDIANALSDEFVVMARELETPERGGAPAARVVVEQQAQTPSVAVSPKTERNLALGAAVGLLLGLALAVLRDRLDNTVKDRRTVEELAGSALIGTIPFDKDRQTQQAINFAEGNSSSAESYRELRTNLQFLEVDNPPRVIVVTSSLPTEGKTTTAINIALVLAEGGQNVCLVEGDLRKPRVSKYLGVVGSVGLSSVLAGKADLDAVLQPTQYSGLTVLASGPIPPNPSELLGTETARQVLADLRGRFDYVIVDASPLLPVTDATVLTAMSDGALVIARHAETKRDQLSRAVGNLHSVGATILGTVITMTPSRGRGVYEYKYYYETDKSLPQMQQAAPTQPPVQQQPPQHQAPQQPQPAPHVRDEYPPQQYGPNGGDQQEVPAYQGAPAYQGDQGQQWYGGPDHYGNEQQAGAPVPPTPRRTRRYRDDQEAWSETDASRDHTQ, encoded by the coding sequence ATGGAAATACAGGACTACCTGCGGATACTGCAAGCGCGATGGAAGATCATCGCCGTAACGACCGTAGTTGCAATTCTCGGCGCGCTGGGAGCATCACTGCTCACCACGCCGATGTACGAGGCGTCGACCCGCATGTTCGTGTCCACGTCGTCCGGGGCATCAGTCAACGAGATATACCAGGGCAATCTGTTCTCGCAGCAGCGAGTGACGTCATATACCAAGCTGCTCACCGGTGAAAATCTCGCGCAGCGAACCATCGACAAGCTCGGCCTCGACATGACGGCGCCCGCACTCGCATCGCAAGTGAAGGCCAGCTCGGCGCCGGACACGGTGCTGATCGACGTCAAGGTGCAGGATCCGTCGCCGGAACGCGCCCGCGACATCGCCAATGCCCTGTCCGACGAGTTCGTCGTCATGGCACGAGAATTGGAGACGCCCGAGCGTGGCGGCGCCCCGGCGGCGCGCGTCGTCGTCGAGCAGCAGGCTCAGACGCCGTCGGTGGCGGTCTCCCCGAAGACCGAACGGAACCTGGCGCTGGGTGCAGCGGTGGGCTTGCTGCTCGGCCTCGCGCTGGCCGTCCTGCGTGATCGCCTCGACAACACGGTCAAGGACCGGCGCACCGTCGAGGAGCTGGCCGGTTCCGCACTAATCGGCACCATCCCGTTCGACAAGGACCGGCAGACGCAGCAGGCCATCAATTTCGCCGAAGGCAACTCGTCGAGCGCCGAGTCCTACCGCGAGCTGCGGACCAACCTGCAGTTCCTCGAGGTGGACAACCCGCCGCGCGTCATCGTCGTCACCAGTTCGCTGCCCACCGAGGGTAAGACCACCACCGCCATCAACATCGCGCTCGTGCTGGCGGAGGGCGGCCAGAACGTATGCCTGGTCGAGGGCGACCTCCGTAAGCCGCGGGTGTCGAAGTACCTCGGTGTCGTCGGTTCCGTCGGTCTCAGCAGCGTCCTCGCCGGCAAGGCCGACCTCGACGCCGTGCTCCAGCCGACGCAGTACTCGGGACTCACGGTGCTGGCATCCGGACCGATCCCGCCGAACCCGAGTGAGCTCCTCGGAACGGAGACGGCCCGCCAGGTGCTGGCCGATCTGCGCGGCCGGTTCGACTACGTGATCGTCGACGCGTCGCCACTGCTGCCGGTCACCGACGCGACCGTCTTGACCGCGATGTCGGACGGCGCGCTGGTCATCGCGCGGCACGCCGAAACCAAGCGGGATCAGCTGTCGCGGGCGGTGGGCAACCTGCACAGTGTGGGGGCAACCATCCTCGGCACGGTCATCACGATGACGCCGAGCCGCGGACGGGGCGTCTACGAGTACAAGTACTACTACGAGACCGACAAGTCTCTGCCGCAGATGCAGCAGGCCGCCCCCACGCAGCCTCCCGTGCAGCAGCAGCCCCCTCAGCACCAGGCACCTCAGCAGCCGCAGCCGGCCCCGCACGTTCGCGACGAGTACCCGCCGCAGCAGTACGGTCCGAACGGGGGAGATCAGCAGGAAGTGCCCGCCTACCAGGGCGCCCCGGCCTACCAGGGCGACCAGGGTCAGCAGTGGTACGGCGGTCCCGACCACTACGGCAACGAGCAGCAGGCGGGCGCACCGGTGCCTCCCACACCGCGACGCACCCGCCGCTACCGCGACGACCAGGAAGCCTGGTCAGAGACGGACGCTTCGCGCGACCACACCCAGTAG
- a CDS encoding protein-tyrosine-phosphatase yields MHVLFVCTGNVCRSPTAERLAVAYAEELGITDLTAESAGTRAAVGRPMEPTAAQVLEGLGGDPSDFTARMLTADLAADADLVLTMTERQREKVLALAPEQLKKTFTLREAARLAEAADAKSVADLAAARPKHKADETPEDVPDPMGQDEDTFLTIGSEIADLLGVVARSVRL; encoded by the coding sequence ATGCATGTTCTCTTCGTCTGCACCGGAAACGTCTGTCGCTCCCCAACGGCTGAGCGCCTCGCAGTGGCATACGCCGAGGAGCTCGGGATCACCGATCTGACTGCCGAAAGCGCAGGTACCCGCGCCGCGGTCGGACGCCCGATGGAACCGACGGCCGCGCAAGTCCTCGAAGGGCTCGGCGGTGATCCGAGCGATTTCACCGCGCGGATGCTCACCGCCGATCTGGCGGCGGATGCCGATCTGGTGTTGACGATGACCGAGCGTCAGCGCGAGAAGGTGCTGGCGCTGGCCCCGGAGCAGCTGAAGAAGACGTTCACGCTCCGGGAGGCGGCTCGGCTCGCGGAGGCGGCGGATGCGAAGTCGGTGGCCGACCTGGCTGCGGCACGTCCCAAACACAAGGCCGACGAGACCCCGGAGGACGTTCCGGACCCGATGGGGCAGGACGAGGACACGTTCCTGACCATCGGGTCCGAGATCGCCGATCTACTGGGTGTGGTCGCGCGAAGCGTCCGTCTCTGA